In Lagopus muta isolate bLagMut1 chromosome 6, bLagMut1 primary, whole genome shotgun sequence, one DNA window encodes the following:
- the LOC125695497 gene encoding carbohydrate sulfotransferase 9-like produces the protein MNLKALIFLLPNFIFGIFLFGFLCRRQKNLMVADSFPGLTEDWLTIQNDRRNTLASLCQKNNLIKLRSALDSLVASQIFVEHKHKFTYCEVPKVGCSNWKRTIFILQEGLNVEASEIEHDHIHQTSLIRRLSAYPPAMREQFLNNYTKVMFTRHPLERLVSAYRDKLLHSEPYYSITVANQIKAMFRKNKNSSEKVSFQEFVSFITAKPPNNLDIHWKPMFLLCDPCNIHYDILGKYETLGLDSVQVLKAIGAPASLQYPSLKRYGSEKRTNSDITLEYLRQLSSEQIEKIQKLYQMDFLLFNYTLKYENYFSP, from the exons ATGAATCTGAAGgcattaattttccttctcccaaatttcatttttgggatatttctttttggatttttatgtagaagacaaaaaaatctaATGG TTGCAGATTCTTTTCCTGGTCTCACTGAAGATTGGCTAACAATTCAAAATGATCGCAGAAACACACTGGCTTCCCTCTGCCAGAAGAACAACCTCATTAAATTAAGAAGTGCATTGGATTCTCTTGTTGCAAGCCAGATTTTTGTGGAGCACAAACATAAATTTACCTACTGTGAGGTGCCCAAAGTAGGCTGCTCTAACTGGAAGAGAACTATTTTCATTCTCCAAGAAGGCTTGAATGTGGAAGCTTCTGAAATTGAGCATGACCATATTCACCAAACCTCACTGATCAGAAGGCTGAGTGCTTACCCTCCTGCCATGCGAGAGCAATTTCTAAACAATTACACCAAAGTGATGTTCACCAGACATCCATTGGAACGGCTGGTGTCGGCTTACAGAGACAAGCTTCTGCACTCTGAGCCATACTATAGTATCACTGTTGCTAATCAGATTAAGGCAAtgttcaggaaaaacaaaaattcctcTGAAAAAGTGAGTTTCCAGGAGTTTGTCAGTTTCATTACAGCGAAACCACCAAATAATCTTGACATTCACTGGAAACCAATGTTTCTACTCTGTGATCCTTGCAACATTCACTATGATATTCTGGGCAAGTACGAAACTCTTGGGTTAGATTCTGTGCAAGTTCTGAAGGCAATTGGTGCACCAGCGAGCCTGCAGTACCCCAGCTTGAAGAGATATGGCTCAGAGAAACGAACTAATAGTGATATCACCTTGGAGTACCTCAGACAATTGAGCTCAGAACAAATTGAGAAGATACAAAAATTATATCAAATGGATTTTCTCTTGTTCAACTATACTTTGAAATATGAGAACTATTTTTCTCCGTGA